atgacactcataggacttcatgttacacaatacatgtatgttttgtttgataaagttcatatttatataaaaaaatctgagtttacattggcgcgttacattcactagttccaaaaacatccagtgattttgcatggccacatcgtttcaacagaaatactcatcataaatgtagatgataatacaagttatacacatggaattatagatatacctctccttaatgcaaccgctgtgtcagatttcaaaaaaactttacggaaaaagcaaaccatacaataatctgagacagcgttcagaacaatagtcaaattagcccccatgttggagtcaacagaaaccagaaaatacatgataaatgtttccttacctttgaagatcttcatcagaatgcactcccaggaatcccaggtccacaataaatgcttgatttgttcgataatgtccgttatttatgtccaattagctactttggtaagcgtgtttggtaaacaattccaaagtcacgaagcgcgttcactaaaacctgacgaaatgtccaaaagttccgtaacagtcagtagaaacatgtcaaacgatgtattgaatcaatctttagaatgttgttaacataaatcttaaataacgttccaaccggagaattacattgacttcagatgagcgatggaacggagctccctctcatgtgaaagcgcatggtcaaagaatggtcacctcatggcagtggtgactaattctcctctcattcgccccctcttcacagtagagtcatcagacaaagttctacagactgttgacatctagtggaagccgtaggaagtgaatactcattcatatctcgctgtgatttcaatggtatcttggttgaaactcgaccagcctcagaacttccacttcctgtttggattttgtctcaggtttttgcctgccatatgagttatgttatactcacagacataattcaaacagttttagaaacttcagattgttttctatcccatactaataatatgcatatattagcaactatgactgaggagcaggccgtttgctctgggcacctctgtgcaccttttatccaagctactcaatactgcccctgcagccataagaagttaatccgTTTGGAAAATGCAGGTGCACCATTTAGTAAATCTGTCCATATGTAGTAAATCTGTCCATTTTCTATAATATCAGCcagcattttttaaatcatttttttGTCCTTAAGATCCCGTTCAATCTCTTAAAATGAACGTATATATGTTACCTGTGAGGATGAGTAGAAACCATAAAATGTTCATTTTAGACGTGTGAAAGATACCGTCTGGCATCGTTCCCTGATCTCTGTAAAGATGAGTGACACAAAAACAATTAAGGGACTTTAGTATTACTCATCTCTCACCTTCCTCAATTGTGTTTTTCTTTTGAGTCAGCCCATATACAgcgctttcggaaagtattcagacccctttactttttccacatgttgttgtgttacagccttattctaaaacggattcaatcgtttccccccccctgatcaatctatacacaataccccataatgacaaagcaaaaaaaggtttttagatttaaaaaaaaaaatataacatttacataagcatttagaccctttactcatttagaccctttactgaagcatgatgctgccaccaccatgcttcaccatatggatagtaccaggtttcctccagacgtgacgcttggcaatcaGCGCAAAGTGttctatcttggtttcatcagaccagagaatgttgtttctaatggtctgagagtcctttaggtgcctttaggcaaactccaagcgggatggcatgtgccttttactgaggaatttcttctgtctggccactctaccatatagtcctgattggtggagtgctgcagagatggttgtccttctggaagtttctcccatctccataaagaaactctggagctctgtcagagtgactatcgggttcttgttcacctccctgaccaagacccttccccccgattgctcagtatggccagtcagccagctcaaggaagagtcttggtggttccaaacttctccctCTTAAGAATGAATGAgtccactgtgtttttggggacctttaatgctgcagaaattggtttgtacccttccccagctctgtgcctcgacacaatcctttctcggaaCTCTATGGACAATTACTTTGACCTCATGCTTGGATTTTACTGTGACATGTGCTGTCAACTATGGGAACTTAAAttgacaggtgtgtacctttccaaatcatgtccaatcaattgatttcccacaggtggactccaatcaagttttagaaacatctcaaggatgatcaatggaaacaggatgcacctgagctcaatttcaagtctcatagcaaatgatcTGAATACTTAGAGACAATGTCAAAACctaaactatactgaaactaATTTCACAAACAAGAGTAAGCCTATAGACACGACTAAATTGACATAAATATGATGAGTGACAATATTAGGCGTGTCAGTTGTCAACTAATACATAAAACAATGAGTGTATCTTGTCATTGACATATGCAGGGAAAGCAGCATCACTTTATCAAATCCTCCTTCAGAGTCACATGCAGGTAAAATGCaggtaaaatacacacacacattatttctACGTAGCTGCTGTTCACACTCAACCTCCCTTCGCGTTTCTCTCTTTACTCACCGTCCTCTGAACCATGAGGATGTAGCTTAAGTCTCTGCCTCATTTGAACGAACAGGTTTCAACCTTCTCTGTTTAATGGCAATTGCAGTTGCACAAGCAGGATGCAGTCCCTACACATTGCATTGGAGCAAAAACAATCTGCGTTTTGTGTGATGATGTAGGCTAATGGCAGTGGAGAGCTGAGCAGCAGCTATGTAGGCAGCGAAGTAGGCAGCATCTAAATGAATGTAAAAAACGATTATCGGGTTTCCAGAAAATCCAGAACTGCAGCCACTCCGATATGGGAGCTTTTGTCCACAGGACTAATGCTTTTAGTCAGAATTGACTGCCATATCTGTAGTTCCTCCACCTAACCAGCTGGATGTGACAGATACCTTTTACAGTTATATTTGTAAATATGAATTCTCATCGTATAAAATaattagacatacagtatgtataaaaaataaacattattaCATAGTCGGTAGGTTGTTGCTTGCTTGATTTATTTATTAATTGAATGATTGGTTTAtgtatttattgattgattggtcgatttgattgattgaatggaTGGGCTTCCCATTTTCAAACCGCTGTTTTGTATATAAACACTTTTTTAAAGCATGAAGAGCGCTACTGTATTCATCTGCATGTTTTCATTTTCGTTTACAGAAATAAGACTGTTTTACATACTTTCTATCgctaaaggggaaatctgcagtcTAACTAATAACAACTCGTGTACCCTGCCACCAATTGTTTTACAAATACAGtttttacaaacaatggagttaAACAAGCATATGTTGTATTCTGCATGGATCAATAGTTATATACAATTAATTCAAAAGTACGTAGGAATTGCAGATTGCCACTTTAAATATGGATGAAATTagacaaaaaatgtaaaaagCCATTATCACGATTCTCTCTCCTTCATAATTTCCCCTGTGTTTGCATTCGGTACCTGAGTCTATGGGTTAAATCTTAATCAAAGTAACATCAGTGGGTCTctgagaaggatggagggaaaaTCTCCTATTGTGCAGTACACCGTGTCTGGTTTCTTTAGATTATTTCCTTTGCCCACTGGGTGGCGCTGTGCTGCAGCTGGTATCTGTAGGGTGCTGTAGAATGTCTCTGCCTGTGGGGGGGACTGTGGTTCTTTCCTCTCTTCTGGTGAAGTGTGCTCTGTGTCCCCTGGAtgcccctcttctcctcctgctgctgctggtacTGCTCCTGGTCTCCCTGCAGTAACGTAGATAGATGTCACCTCAGATCCAGGGGTGTTCTGTGGTTCTGGTCTTCCTGCAGTAACGTAGATAGATGTCACCTCAGATCCAGGGGTGTTCTGTGGTTCTGGTCTCCCTGCAGTAACGTAGATAGATGTCACCTCAGATCCAGGGGTGTTCTGTGGTTCTGGTCTCCCTGCAGTAACGTAGATAGATGTCACCTCAGATCCAGGGGTGTTCTGTGGTTCTGGTCTTCCTGCAGTAACGTAGATAGATGTCACCTCAGATCCAGGGGTGTTCTGTGGTTCTGGTCTTCCTGGTATAGTGCTCACTGGGTTGTCAACTTCTGGAACAACGGGCTGTTAGGAGATAGGTAATCATAACATGCAAATTATCATTGTTTCAAATTCTCTAGACTCTAAGACATTGGAGGGTGGGGGAATTGCTTTAACATGGTCATACCATgcatcatttagctatttgatattacatttgtaaatgttttgataaaatattgaatttggcccaAATCCcgtagaaatgcattgaataacacattcataaatgtgacagttaaaaataacaaataaggaGTAAGGTTTTGAagagtctgtcctatatctaggagatacaaGAAATATTTTTGCTTTCCCCCCCCACGTATTTAACtatacctccatacttccattcatttttttaacCAGTACCGGTGACCTTCAGACAGGTCATAGAGCAAAATgccctttccacagtggggtcacattagtttgtagcccaaaccgctcagacgctacagacgttttcctGAGACAACCAATTTCAggaatgtctcatggtctgacaaacactactgtagcatgggctgcatctcaatctacCACATCCGCCTATGGCGGCATTCCGCATCTGCGGttgattgagatgcagcccatgcaaaaaaaatgatatctctagcttaaccTGACAGATTTGTACCTGGATGTTATTATTTTACATATATTTGCGCACTGGTCCGTCAATAGACTCCACGTTTTTAAAACATAGATTAATGAGAGGGTACCTTCAGTAGCAGTATTTCTTTAGGGGATCGCCACCTTCTGGTTGATATGATGCATCCTACACCAACTAAGAATAATCCACCAGTAACAATGCCCACAATGATGCCAACTAGTGATGCTGCAGCGATCCCCTTCTTCTCACCAATACCtgagatgtcacacacacacacacacacacacacacacacacacacacacacacacacacacaaaaacagcaTTATCAACATTTTTGCTGGAGAAGAATATAACTGCAATGATAAAACTTTGTTGATTTAAACAAAAATAATGATAGAGAAATGCACAGAAAGTGGAAGTTAGTAAATTAGACTGACAATGAGACACCATGCGTTGTGATTTGGTCTCTGCACTGACGTGATTGTTGACGATACACTGGATGAATCCATTACCACTGGAGACGGTGATGTTGACCTCAGAGACTGACAGAGAATCCTGGTACAGTGGGCACTGACCTCCATCACAGACAGAAAACATCCAGCCTGAACAATTCACTGTGATGTTACAAAGTCCTGTACTTGAGTTGTAGTAGGTCACCAGCATGGCTGGAATGGGAACAGCTTCTACAACAACCAACACAGTTCAGAAAGATACATTTGACATGTATAACTGGTGAAGACACTAAAGGAGATTAGCTATTTCAAGCAAAGCAGAAACACATAGCAGACTACcaaaacacaacaaaaaaaatcacTAAACTCACCCAACATCTTAAGTTTGTATGAAGACGTTGAATCTGTCCAATCTATTTTCTTTGCATTTGCAATGTAAATtccactgtctgtgtctgtcagatTCTTAATGCACAGAGTGTGGTTCACTGGGTTATAATCTACCTTCTCCTTGTATTTAGGAGAGATGTCTTTATCAACCACTATTACATCCTTTTGGAACTTCCATATAATTCCTTTTAGTTGATCAGGGGGTTCTGCAACAGCCAGACATACCGAACCTCCCTTCAACCCATACTGGTCTATTGGAGGATCATCAGCCCAGGTCCctaaagagagaagaagaggttcACCGGGCGCAGAGTTTGCACCTGTTTATTCAGATAGGGACAATCTTAATAAGTGTTCATCTAGAAATGCATGTTTTTACTGACTTACAGTTAATTTAAGGAaaacagtcaattgaaatacattttatttcagagagaaatactcctcagcaccggATGTGGAGGACTtggctgcggttgtgaggccgtttggtCTTACTGCCAAATgatctaaaacaatgttggaggtggtttatggtagagaaatgaacattgcattttttggcaacagctctggtgaacattcctgcagtcagcatgccaattgcaccctccctcaaaacttaagtcatctgcggcattgtgttgtgtgacaaaactgcacattttagagtggccttgtaTTGTCCTCAGCATAaaatgcacctgtgtaatattcatgctgtttaatcagcttcttgatttgccacaTCTGTCAAGTGGATAGATTATctaggcaaaggagaaatgctcactaacagggatgtaaagaaatgtgtgtacagaatttgagagaaataaactttttgttcacatggaacatttctggaatcttttatttcagtaccaacactttacatgttgcatttttatttttgttcagtataaaagcTTTCCACAACGCAATTCTCACATTACTTTTAATATGATTGTCTTCTCATTTGTATTTTTGATGATGATGTGTTGAGCTATGACGAGGATGATGTGTTGTATGATGCGGCTAATCAGCTTGATACATTCAATTCTGAGGTAGAGCCTATACTTATTGAAGATAGCATCAGTGAGAACATGCATCACGATATAGATCTTCAAGATAGGTTTCTCACAGCCTTTTACAGGGCTCTAAAAGCCAGAGAAGTCCAGCTACACACACGTATGGTTGCTTTACTAAGACGGCAGTACAGCCAAGATCTATTCTTCTGGAAAAAAACCATGCCACGCTTGATAAGCACCAATCTGATAAAAAAACGCCCAAACAAACGATAAAATATGTATGTAACATGGATACTTCTAGAATACCACCAGAACTGATCTCTTTAATTAACCAAATGAATGAGATCACCCCTCCTTCAACACCACACCCCACACAACAACACTCACCTCCTATTTTAAATCATGCAAATGATGACACATTATCACAGGCACCCCCAGAACTGATCTCCTTAATTAACCTAATTAACGAGAGGGGCCCAACCCCCACACATACATTCACAACTACTATAACTCCTACACATAATCACACATTATCACAGGCACCCCCAGAACTGATCTCCTTAATTAACCAAATGAATGAGCTGACCCCTCGTTCAACAACACCCCCCACACATAAACACATGGCACCTACAAGACCTGCAGGCTATGAAGACAATGAGCAACCAAATGATGATTTTGATGAATTGGAAAATTGTGTAATAAATAAGATGGGGGACGGTATTGATAGAAGTGTCTGTGTTTTGTACCGCAATAAATTTAACAATACAGAGATTCGTCAGTTATATTAATTTCACATGTATGAATCAGAGCCATGATTATGCATCTTTTTATGTGATGATTTTGGATACTCTAGGAGAACTTTTAGAACGGGCTACAGATTTTGCCACAACTCATGTCTTACAGCTTGAAATATGTGGTGATAGTATGCAACACACAGTATCTCTTGTTTTACCTAATGGTGAAGCAGATCTTGAACAATTTCCAGCCCAGTTGGAACCTCTTGTTCAATCTAATTTATCGATCATAGCTGATAGGACCTTAGAACGTGTTGTACAAATAGTCCGCCAACCCCTAGGCGGAGGGGGTCAGAGAAGGAAACATGATGGTCTCATGCATTCAGAAATGATACAAAAGAAGCAGTCCTATCTCATAAACGGTAACAATCCTGGTAATCAGTTATGTTTTGCAAAAAGTCTATAACATTTACTCAATCCTGTATGTACTGATCCAGATGCTTTACAAAAGGCTAGTGACCTCCAAAAGGCTGTAGATCTATGTATACATGAGCCAGTGGCTTTCTCTGACATAGTCAAATTAGAAAATTTGCTGAACATCAAGATTGTGGTTTTGTACCATAGTAGAGCTAATTCAGCTCTCTTGAAATTCCAGAAGAACCCTCAACCTCATATTCTGTACTTGTATGTGCAAAACAACCATTTTTATGGTATTACCAACATCAGAGCTTTCTTAGGAACACCATATGAGTTTCATGTCATTCAGGCTGCACCCCACAGGGACACTCTTGTCGTTATAACTGTTCAGTGTGTCAGGATGAAAAATGTCCGATGCAGCCGTTACACCATGTGAGGATTGTCATCGTACATGTCGTTCCTCCTACTGCTACgaaaaaatgtccaaaatgtccaAACTTTAAAATAGACAATCCCCAACATGTGGAATCCTACACCTTAATTTAAGCAGACACAGAAATGGTTCAGGAAGTGGAACGTGAGTGCTACATTCAATCATTGGCTGAAGATGAACATTCAGAGAAATATGTGTTTTATGACTTCGAGAGAAATCATAAATCAGGGGTTCTTCTGCCTGTTTTTGTATCTACGATGACTTTCAAGGGTGAAAACTGGTCGGCAGAGGGCCCTAATTGTGCACTACTCTttctaaaacatttcagaaaacccCAGTACAAAAACTTaacttaaaaaaaattataatcttcTTTTGAACCCCATGATGCAACAAGGCGTTGCACCCAGTGTCATAGCCCAAGGTAGTGAAATATTGTGTTTTGTAGACCCCACCTTCAACCAGAGATACATTAACAGTTGAAGTTTCAACACATCTGAGGAGAACCTACATTATATTTGATCTTATCCCAGTCCCGAAATGTACGGGTGTGATCAAATGTctcccaaagagagagagagattcattaCTTGGTATGAGACATTACGTGTCAGGACctggtgtgagaaacagtcactaatagttggcagaacccagaagatgaggcagacacagcagtactagagacggtggtttaataaaggaaaaagatcttcaggcaaaaaataaaaatccacaacgtcaaaagtaatgccAAGAGAAAAAATGAATATCCTCCAAGATAcaatgaaaatccacaaagtggtaagaacagcagggaaaaacaaacctcaaaagaataatcaaaaataaacaagaacaaaaccagagtacctcaggaaaatccaactagagaaataaatgttcacagcatggctggggctgggtgctaacatacaaacacagagcaaagaactgaggaacacgaAGGGTTTAAATATCTACAAggaaatgaggcacaggtgcaaataataactagaacaagggaaaaacaaaaggttcaaaaagacgcaatgggggcatctagtgaccaaaaactgaacaatcctggccaaatcctgacagtacgtcataatacatttacatttaagtaatttagcagacgctcttatccagagcgacttacaaattggaaagttcatacatattcattctggtccccccgtggggaatgaacccacaaccctggcgttgcaagcgccatgctctaccaactgagccacacgggaccagtgaTAATACCTTTGATTTCCATAAAGAGATGGAATTATACTGTGACAATGCTGTGGTTAAACTGCGTGGCGGATGCCTTAGATTCAGAGAAGAGGTAATCAAAGATGCCTACATTGACCCCTTGAGTTGTACGACTATTGCATTAGCATGCATGAAAACCTATCGTACACACTTTTTACTTCCAGCATATATAGCTATTCCATCGCCTGACAACTACCGCCGACAATTCAAGTCATACTCTAGCGGGTCCATTCAATGGTTGACATCGCTAGTTGGGGCTACCCCTAAAGAACGTAAGACCATCTTTGGTCATTGTTCTTCAGATCTCATATTATCACTATGTGAGATTACTTTGAATCTTCTCAAAGGACGCATCCCAATCTCCCAGACCCAATTAACAAAATTAAAGAGACAAAAGACAGCGATCAAACTCTATAATAATAAAAGGGCCAGTCTTCAAAAGAAAAGACATACCATACAACAGTCTGGGGGTTTTCTTCTACCTTTACTAAGTATAGCCGTGCCCTTCATCACCAGCCTTATTGCTGCCAGACGTGGGGGTTGAACACAGAGTGTGATGGCAAATAAAATGTACTTAGTGCCTCAACAAGAGTTGGATAGATTTAAAGAGCAATtacagggtcctgaaaatatcAGACTAACAACGAAAATTATTTGGATATGGCCATGAAGGATATTTTGAACAGAAAAGGATTGAATCCCTATGAAAAGGTCAAAAAATACACAAACCTCTTGCAAATGTATTTGGCCTTGGTTAaacaaggtgagagagagaccaaccattTATCGCTTTCCCTACCAGAACCCTTAAAGGATGAAGAGCATAGAGTGAGCAATGCCCCTGTAATGCCTGGACCGAAGATCTTACCGGTTGAACATCAAATGCACGATGAAGATAATATTATGCACGACATGTTGACACATGTTCCAGCACATAACAGGAAAAATGTTACATACATTATGAACAAGGAGAGTTTATCTTTCAGGAGGATGTTGTCAAGGGTTCTCATATGATGGACTTGCTTAAAAGTATCACTGAATCCCACAAGATTGCTGATGACATAAGACCTCCTGGGTGGCGTCATTTTCTTAAAGCCCTGGCAGTCCTCAACATTCCACTCTCGGTTGTACCAAACTATAAGCTTCACCAACAGATTCAAACTTTAAAACAATACCCTTCAAAGAGCTACAGCACTCCTAAAGATGTTCTAGCAACCCCTCCCCCTTTTGAAAGGGCTAATAATAACTCAATTATGGATGAGTCCTCACCCCTGAACGCCTCCGGACCTTTTCCTAATCCTGATCTCTCAGCGTGGTTAGGCTTTTGAATGACTATTGTTTAAATTCAATaaattcaatttaaaaaaattgtataATTTAATTAACATTTGTCACATTCTTTAAACATTTGACGTGAGCATACACATTGATTATAGGGTCCTAAAGGACACATACTTAAACACTTTAGATTTTTTCTGATAAAACAATTTACGGTGCTATCATCACttctcttgtcactacagggggtgctgtttcaactttgacattttgcgtctccaaattaaactgcctcgtactcaattcttgctcgtacaatatgcatattattattactattggatagaaaacaatctctagtttctaaaaccgtttgaattatgtctgtgggtgaaccagaactctatctgcagcgaaaatcatgacaggaactgcgaaggtctgaaaactaggctctgatcccAGGTCAGTCTAAAActctgtgtatatcctatggctcgaaatgaactgcacccgccttcccctggatgtcagtaaccaatgagaattggaatggagtctctacgtagcTGTCCGAGTTTATAAAGCCACATGGAACGAGAGGACCCCtcatttttttttgtcatttatatGAATAGTTTTTTTATCattttttttagtcaagtttatgaatagtttttttattataataggcgcttctccaagatggcgccggccagaatgcatgccatgtttttactgattacattgtataaccacgatttatgctgctaaatatgcacattttcgaacaaaagctatatgcattgtgtaatatgatgttacaggactgtcatctgatgaagtatatcaaggttagtaaaattatatatcttttgttgggttgttacgatcgctaacatttactgctggtaaatgcggttgtgattctggctattgtgatacgctcatataatgctatattgtgttttcgctgtaaaacacttaaaaaatctgacatattggctggattcacaagatgttgggctttcatttgctgtacgctgtgtatttttcagaaatgttttatgatgagtaattatgtattggacgttggtctctgtaattattctggcagcttcggaactatttcagattgcagctgcaatgtagaactgtgatttatacctgaaaaatgcaaatttttctaaaaaaacatatgctataccataaatatgttatcagactgtcatcttatgaagttgtttcttggttagtggctatatatttctttatttagtcgaattagtgaaagcttctgatggagtaaaaaagtggtggagtaaaaaagtggtgtcttttgctaacgtggttagctaatagatttacatattgtgtcttccctgtaaaacattttaaaaatcagaaatgatggctggattcacaagatctgtatctttcatctggtgtcttggacttgtgatttaatgatatttagatgctagtatttacttgtgacgctatgctaggctatgctagtcagctttttactgtggggggtgctcccggatccgggatgggtagcaatgaTTAAATCATCATTAGAAATTGACATAACATCTTCAGAAGAAACTCCATTGTCTCTTTGGCATAGGtagaattgtcacgttcctgacctgttttctgttgtttttgtatgtgtttagtcggtcagggcgtgagttggggtgggcattctttgttatgtgtatctatgttggttaattggttgcctgatatggttctcaattagaggcaggtgttttacatttcctctgattgagaaccatattaaggtaggttgtttcacattgtttgtttgtgggtgattgtcttccatgtctgtgtttgtcgctccacacgggactgtttcggtttgtgtagtctgtATCTGTTTGTGCATTCTTCGTGtatctgtaagttctcatgtttaggtcagtctacgtcgttttattattttgtttaattatcaagtgtagttcgtgtcagtgttcgtcttgtaaataaattcattatgtcagaaTATCTcgatgcgtattggtccgatccctgcttctcctcttcagaagaagaggaggagagcaaccGTTACAAGAATACACAGTGTTGACCACATGTAGTAGAAAGGTTATCTTGTACTTGCTTGATGCTGTAGTAGATCTTTGATCCATTTTTGGTCAAAAActgtttaaccttttgtcaatatggacgcgctgttttcactttgtaaaaaatcgttcccaaattaaactgcctcgtactcaattcttgctcgtacaatatgcatattattattactattggatagaaaacactctctagtttctaaaaccgtttgaattatatctgtgagtaaaacagaactcattttgcagcaaacttcctgtcaggaagtgagaaatctgaaatcgagggctctgttccagggtcagtttattaatttccatggaatctatgggtctacatgcactgcatacgccttccactagatgtcagtaggcagtgagagttggaatggggtgtctagctagatctgaggccgaacaagacgtCTTGGAATGGAAGGTCTGGTCTTTTCGCCGTTCGTCTTGGcgcgagacagacctcaggattgcgttctgaaaagctgtcgttataggcgttagatatatccggctctgattttattcgatatatgtgttaaaaacatcaaactagttatattaaaccgacttatagcagtttatatcagttgattgcgattttcggtattttgtTTGTAATACGTTATTGTGAGTTGGACATTTCCGTGCCGCATGGCCAGCTTTGTTAGCTAATTCCAcagatgaagacgacattctaca
The DNA window shown above is from Salvelinus alpinus chromosome 31, SLU_Salpinus.1, whole genome shotgun sequence and carries:
- the LOC139561091 gene encoding mucin-1-like — translated: MQVTYSNSSTGLCNITVNCSGWMFSVCDGGQCPLYQDSLSVSEVNITVSSGNGFIQCIVNNHVSAETKSQRMEDICIGEKKGIAAASLVGIIVGIVTGGLFLVGVGCIISTRRWRSPKEILLLKPVVPEVDNPVSTIPGRPEPQNTPGSEVTSIYVTAGRPEPQNTPGSEVTSIYVTAGRPEPQNTPGSEVTSIYVTAGRPEPQNTPGSEVTSIYVTAGRPEPQNTPGSEVTSIYVTAGRPGAVPAAAGGEEGHPGDTEHTSPEERKEPQSPPQAETFYSTLQIPAAAQRHPVGKGNNLKKPDTVYCTIGDFPSILLRDPLMLL